In the Natrinema sp. CBA1119 genome, CGCGACTCGCCGATCAGTTCGCGACGACGTACGTCGCGCCCGTCTGGGTGACGTAGTCGGCACTCGAAAGCGAGTTCAGCACGCTCAGAATGTCGATCTTCTTCATCGCCAGTATCTCTCCCAGTTCTTCGACCGTCGCGCCGTCGGCCGCTTCGAGATAGATGTACACGAGTTTCGCCTGGGCCGACTCGAGGTCGTCGGGAACCGGATCGATCCGCGCTGTCGGTCGGTGTTTCTGTGATTCCATTGTCACCAGTACGGATCCCGTTCTGGTATATAAATCCACACGTGGATGGGTACTAAGGAATTCTAGGACTCAATACAGGCCACGTCATCACCCCGCAAATCGTGACACGGAAGACGGTCTCGAACGGAACAACGACGTTTTACGGTCGCCCACCTCCCACCGGAAGACATGACCGTCGACGAGCGACCGACCCCGCCGCCGGAGTTGGACCGCGTGGACCGTGAGGCGCTCGCGGAACTCGCGAAACGAGACGCAGCGACGCTTCGCGAAGTGAGCGCCTATCTCAAGGAGGTGGCGGCGTGGCGGGAGCGCCGTGAGGGGCCAGCCGACGAATCCGCATCGGACGAGGGTGATTCCGAATCCTACCCCGATGGCGTCCCGGAACGGGCGACCGTCTCGGTGACGGAAATCGCCGGGACCGAGTACGACTACTATCAGTGGCGCGAGGGCGACGAGATCCGATCGGAAACCGTCCGGCGGTAGACGGCAGCGGGAACTACAACGTCCAACCGATCGTGATCGGACCAAACTGACAGCCGACGGAGTCCGATCCTTTTTCGAACCGTAGGAGTATCGATAACTAACGATCCCGTGCTCAGGTGAACGTTCGCGAACGGTCAGTTGCGGTCGTCAACCGGCGTGGACGTGAGTACCCGTGTAAGTGCGTCCGCGACCTGCCTCGGTCGTCTGATCGTTGCGGTGGCACATCGAATCGGAAACGGCCACGGGAATCCGCGTCGGATCGCGAGCCGATCGTCCGTGAGGTCGACCGACCGTAACTGCTTGCGAGGAACGAACTGGTAATTGATCGTGCCCGGTCGGTGGATGCACAGTCCGCTTTCGAAGAGCACGTACTCACGACGTCGACCGGAAAAGAACGCCTGGACCAGCAATACACCGCCAATGCCGGGAAATGGGTTGACGATCGGATCGACGACGAACCCGAGGACCAGACACCCGAAACCGACACCGACACTGGCCGCTCGAACGAGTCGACGATATCGGGCGTCCGGCTCCGCGATCCAGTCGACCACCACCGAGTCCTGTTCATAGCGGATTGCGACGTGACGATTTATCGAAACGAGATAGAACACGAAGCCTGCAACGGTGATCACGAGCAGTTCGGAGAGCCACGTCGTCAGCCAGCTTTCGTACTTCGGGATATCGATTACGGGGGACAACGCCCCGCTGAAAACGAGGACGAACGGGACTCCGGCCAGCAGATGCGGCAGGCACGTCCGGACGAGTCTCGTCGCGAGGTCGGCGCGGGTATAACTGCCGGCAGCCGCGAGGAGGCCGACACACGCACCGATAGTCAGCGGCCACGGCGTCACGTATCCAACGCCCAGCGCAAGGCCCGTCACGCCGAGGCCGAACAGACCGACGTACCAGCCGGTAGCGACCGAGAAGAACGTGGCCGACGGACGGCGAAACGGCATGCCCGCGACTATTATTTCGGGGGTGAAACGTCTTCCGAATAACACGTTTACGTTCGATCCCCTCGAGATAGTAGCACTCCAGACAGTTGCTCTCCGGCGATAGTCGCGTTGCAATCCGCGAAACGATCGAATCTCTCCCGT is a window encoding:
- a CDS encoding MarR family transcriptional regulator, with protein sequence MESQKHRPTARIDPVPDDLESAQAKLVYIYLEAADGATVEELGEILAMKKIDILSVLNSLSSADYVTQTGATYVVAN